Proteins co-encoded in one Spirosoma endbachense genomic window:
- the nadE gene encoding NAD(+) synthase produces the protein MKLLKVAAGVLNQIPLAWEHNKQNIINAIEEAKRQDVSLLCLTELCISGYGCEDAFFAQNTIDQSIASLLDIVEYTSDIAVAVGLPLRHNNRTFDVACLIANKRILGFAAKQYMANNGVHYETRWFQPWPAYVRDEIKISSSSHGDFSYPFGDIVFDLSGIRIGFEICEDAWVANRPGRILYERGVDIILNPTASHFAFLKSQVRERFVVDASRAFGVSYIYSNMLGNEAGRMIYDGDAMVASNGELLVSGPRLSYEDFLIVPAVVDVEATRLNQTQNRANLSLSYPNLRVSERFDWPDIAPVIQKAELEAWERGGYLKEEEFARAVALGLFDYLRKSRSQGYVLSLSGGADSSAIAATVFLMIRMAVQNLGLEGVKKKLSYIKAIQDCHTPEEMVGKLLTVMYQGTENSSGDTFNSAKELAEDIGATFMNININGLVETYRGLIEGQLGRKLSWDTDDLALQNIQARVRAPGIWMMANLNNALLLSTSNRSEAAVGYATMDGDTAGSISPITGIDKHFLRGWLRWLETVGLNVKNESTPADRTGSTNDPTTSDQLIKVKGLHAVNNLQPTAELRPLDKKQTDEDDLMPYDVLNSIEEAAIRDKQPPVEVLKLVEVRYAERDGIPGYDRERLLVWVERFFKLWSRNQWKRERYAPSFYLDDHNLDPRSWCRFPILSGGFEKELAEMRDWAADRKPASRKGNPGRGKIGF, from the coding sequence ATGAAACTTCTGAAAGTAGCAGCCGGGGTGCTGAACCAGATACCCTTAGCCTGGGAACACAATAAACAGAATATCATTAACGCCATTGAAGAAGCTAAACGTCAGGATGTTAGTCTGCTGTGCCTGACTGAGCTCTGTATTTCAGGATACGGGTGTGAGGATGCGTTTTTTGCCCAGAATACCATCGATCAATCCATTGCTTCGTTGCTGGACATAGTAGAGTATACCAGCGATATTGCCGTTGCCGTTGGTTTGCCGCTTCGCCACAACAACCGCACGTTTGATGTCGCCTGTCTGATTGCCAATAAACGCATATTGGGGTTTGCGGCCAAACAATACATGGCCAATAATGGCGTGCATTACGAAACGCGTTGGTTTCAGCCCTGGCCAGCTTATGTACGCGATGAAATCAAAATCAGCAGTTCGTCGCATGGCGATTTTTCGTACCCTTTTGGGGATATTGTATTCGATTTATCGGGAATCCGGATTGGTTTTGAGATTTGTGAAGATGCCTGGGTTGCCAACCGCCCCGGCCGTATCCTCTACGAACGAGGTGTTGATATTATTCTCAATCCGACAGCCAGCCATTTTGCATTCCTGAAATCGCAGGTGCGCGAACGGTTTGTGGTCGACGCATCGCGCGCATTTGGTGTGAGCTATATCTACAGCAATATGCTGGGTAATGAAGCGGGCCGGATGATCTACGACGGCGACGCGATGGTTGCCTCGAATGGCGAATTGCTGGTATCAGGGCCGCGCCTGAGTTACGAGGATTTTCTGATCGTTCCGGCAGTCGTCGATGTTGAAGCAACACGGTTGAATCAGACCCAGAACCGGGCTAACCTGTCGTTGTCCTATCCCAATCTTCGTGTTTCGGAGCGGTTCGACTGGCCCGATATCGCGCCCGTCATTCAGAAAGCGGAACTCGAAGCCTGGGAGCGGGGCGGTTATCTCAAAGAAGAAGAGTTTGCACGGGCGGTCGCGCTTGGACTCTTCGATTACCTGCGTAAGAGCCGTTCGCAGGGATACGTGCTGTCGCTGAGTGGTGGTGCCGACTCATCGGCCATTGCTGCAACAGTCTTTTTGATGATTCGGATGGCTGTACAGAACCTTGGTTTAGAGGGTGTCAAGAAAAAACTCAGTTACATTAAAGCGATTCAGGATTGCCATACACCGGAAGAAATGGTAGGCAAACTACTGACGGTGATGTATCAGGGAACCGAAAATTCGTCGGGCGATACCTTTAATTCAGCCAAAGAACTTGCCGAAGATATTGGTGCAACGTTCATGAATATCAATATCAATGGATTGGTTGAGACCTATCGTGGGCTGATCGAAGGACAATTGGGGCGTAAATTATCGTGGGATACCGATGATCTGGCATTGCAAAACATTCAGGCGAGGGTGCGTGCTCCGGGTATCTGGATGATGGCCAATCTCAATAATGCGTTGCTACTCAGTACGTCGAATCGGTCGGAAGCGGCCGTTGGGTACGCTACAATGGATGGTGATACCGCAGGAAGTATCAGTCCAATCACCGGAATCGACAAGCATTTTCTGCGGGGCTGGCTGCGTTGGCTCGAAACCGTCGGTCTGAACGTCAAAAATGAATCGACCCCGGCTGACCGCACGGGTTCTACCAACGATCCGACAACATCCGACCAACTCATCAAGGTAAAAGGCTTACACGCCGTAAATAACCTGCAACCGACCGCCGAACTGCGCCCATTAGACAAGAAGCAGACCGACGAAGACGATTTGATGCCATACGATGTGCTGAACTCGATTGAAGAAGCCGCTATTCGTGACAAACAGCCACCGGTTGAGGTGTTAAAGCTCGTGGAAGTTCGTTACGCAGAACGAGATGGAATTCCCGGTTATGACCGCGAGCGATTGCTGGTTTGGGTCGAACGGTTTTTCAAACTCTGGAGCCGTAATCAGTGGAAGCGTGAACGTTACGCACCGTCGTTTTACCTCGACGATCATAACCTCGATCCGCGTTCGTGGTGCCGTTTTCCGATTTTGTCGGGAGGTTTCGAGAAGGAGTTAGCCGAGATGCGCGATTGGGCCGCTGATCGGAAGCCAGCCAGTCGTAAAGGCAATCCAGGCAGGGGTAAAATTGGGTTTTAG
- a CDS encoding OmpA family protein, whose translation MKRTYSLFFASFLFLSSSPFITSWGQSKPQAVTTTAPVSLSMEGTIVDDATREPITGATISVKNQSGTFSDKQRTGQDGTYRLILSKNEAYHLSVVANGYEPYDQESAPTSAYTNRISKLISLYRLGSKPVAATTSPVVSASSSPKPAKTEPAQTASSTSSNTSTPPVTLPTVAVTSNRSAGSSVPPPTERLTPPKTLDAKVTYTPPLVVAPKGKATQLRALQFVQSKSELLPDAQPMLEQVLQFMQQHPTAEIELAGHTDNQGDFDKNVELSKERVEVVKAYLVQSGILASRITTRGYGPTRPIANNNSEATRKLNRRVEMIVLKQ comes from the coding sequence ATGAAACGAACCTATTCACTATTTTTTGCCAGTTTCCTGTTCCTCAGCAGTTCTCCGTTTATCACGAGTTGGGGGCAGTCGAAACCTCAGGCGGTTACAACCACGGCACCAGTTTCTCTTTCCATGGAAGGAACAATTGTTGACGATGCCACACGCGAACCCATTACCGGGGCAACGATCTCGGTTAAAAATCAGTCGGGTACATTCAGCGATAAACAGCGGACGGGTCAGGACGGTACCTACCGGCTCATTCTCAGCAAAAATGAGGCTTATCATCTTTCAGTGGTAGCCAATGGCTATGAACCTTACGATCAGGAATCAGCGCCTACCTCGGCTTATACAAATAGAATTTCCAAACTTATCAGCTTGTATCGCCTTGGATCCAAGCCTGTAGCAGCTACTACTAGCCCTGTCGTATCGGCTTCATCCAGTCCAAAGCCAGCCAAAACGGAACCGGCACAAACCGCATCATCGACCTCGTCAAACACGTCGACTCCACCGGTTACTCTCCCAACCGTGGCCGTAACCAGTAACCGATCGGCGGGTAGCAGCGTACCACCCCCAACTGAGCGGCTTACGCCCCCAAAAACGCTCGATGCCAAGGTTACCTATACGCCACCACTGGTTGTAGCGCCTAAAGGCAAAGCCACTCAATTGCGGGCACTTCAATTTGTACAGAGCAAGTCTGAACTGCTCCCAGACGCCCAGCCGATGCTGGAACAGGTGTTGCAATTTATGCAGCAGCACCCTACTGCCGAGATTGAACTGGCCGGCCACACTGATAATCAGGGCGATTTCGACAAAAATGTTGAGTTGTCGAAAGAGCGGGTGGAGGTTGTGAAAGCCTATCTGGTACAAAGCGGCATTTTAGCCAGTCGCATCACAACACGCGGTTATGGGCCTACGCGCCCGATTGCCAATAATAACTCAGAAGCAACCCGCAAACTCAACCGACGGGTAGAAATGATTGTCCTGAAACAGTAG
- a CDS encoding DMT family transporter: MRQLIPGLLFAALWASASAATKFGVQSVHPLILANVRFFVAGGGMLLYAYGIQRGSTGSLKKAWPTATEWRQLTIFALLNTTLYLGAFVLAMKQVSAGIGSLSTATNPLFIALLSALWLRRIPQWSEIGGLLLGLLGIGIATYPLLLNSYATVDGLLILLGGMISVSAATVYYARIKWRLPSLVINGWQVLLGGLLLLPFTGLMAVLDPNAFSSSHYDLRFWASVFWLILPVSVAALQLWFFLVRQDPIRASLWLFLCPIFGFMYSYLLMGEPITLYTVVGTALVICGLWLGREKSSVSRKE, translated from the coding sequence TTGCGACAACTCATTCCCGGTCTTCTCTTTGCGGCTCTTTGGGCCTCGGCTTCGGCTGCTACAAAATTCGGTGTACAATCGGTTCATCCGCTCATTCTGGCTAATGTTCGTTTTTTCGTTGCCGGTGGCGGAATGCTCCTGTATGCCTATGGCATTCAGCGTGGCAGTACAGGTAGTCTGAAAAAAGCCTGGCCGACGGCTACCGAATGGCGGCAGTTAACCATTTTCGCTCTCCTGAACACGACTCTCTACCTCGGCGCGTTCGTACTGGCGATGAAACAGGTATCGGCGGGTATTGGTAGCTTATCGACGGCTACCAACCCGCTGTTTATCGCCTTACTTTCCGCTCTATGGTTGCGCCGAATACCGCAGTGGAGCGAAATCGGCGGGTTATTGCTAGGCCTTTTGGGTATCGGTATAGCCACCTATCCACTGCTCCTGAATAGTTATGCTACTGTCGACGGGTTGCTGATTTTGTTGGGAGGGATGATCTCTGTTTCGGCGGCAACTGTCTATTATGCGCGAATTAAGTGGCGATTGCCCAGTCTTGTGATCAACGGCTGGCAGGTACTTTTAGGGGGCTTACTACTGCTGCCGTTTACAGGTCTGATGGCTGTACTCGATCCAAACGCGTTTAGTTCATCACACTATGACCTGCGATTCTGGGCGTCAGTATTCTGGCTCATTTTACCTGTATCGGTAGCCGCCCTGCAATTATGGTTTTTTCTGGTGCGGCAAGACCCCATCCGGGCATCGCTATGGCTGTTTCTCTGTCCGATCTTTGGCTTTATGTACTCCTATCTGCTTATGGGTGAGCCGATCACCCTATACACCGTGGTGGGTACGGCACTGGTAATTTGCGGGTTGTGGCTTGGACGGGAAAAATCGTCTGTAAGCAGGAAAGAGTAA
- a CDS encoding carboxymuconolactone decarboxylase family protein yields MTTTQNETVTSLLGLVGLEPTGEHPVLEALAQADHRYLRDLKINVGNVLNSTQTLTKKEALLLALSIAVNEKYQPLIDSLTTVAKQEGASDAEVAETVACTSLLSTNNVFYRFRHFVSKDYYQQTQPGIRMSIMMNPVLGKEFFELMSLAVSAVNGCELCVRSHEESVLKHGASEPRVFDAIRLAAVIKGLITVL; encoded by the coding sequence ATGACAACTACACAAAACGAAACCGTTACGTCGTTGCTGGGTCTGGTCGGTCTCGAACCTACCGGCGAGCATCCTGTTTTGGAGGCATTAGCTCAGGCGGACCATCGCTACCTGCGCGATCTGAAAATCAACGTAGGCAACGTCCTGAACAGCACTCAGACGCTGACCAAAAAAGAAGCGCTGTTATTAGCTCTGTCGATCGCTGTAAATGAAAAATACCAGCCGCTGATCGATTCCCTGACAACGGTTGCTAAACAGGAGGGTGCTTCTGATGCCGAGGTTGCTGAAACAGTTGCCTGTACATCGCTTTTGAGCACGAACAATGTATTTTATCGGTTCCGGCACTTTGTCAGCAAAGATTATTATCAGCAAACTCAACCCGGAATTCGGATGAGTATTATGATGAATCCGGTGCTGGGTAAGGAGTTTTTTGAGCTGATGAGTCTGGCGGTGTCGGCCGTCAATGGCTGCGAACTTTGCGTTCGGTCGCACGAAGAAAGTGTATTGAAACACGGTGCCAGTGAGCCACGTGTTTTTGATGCGATCCGGTTAGCGGCTGTGATCAAAGGGTTGATCACCGTTTTGTAA
- a CDS encoding peroxiredoxin, with protein MKNQIISVGSQFPDFKKLAVVSLDKDNEFYEISSDDHKNANQWLVMFWWPKDFTFVCPTEIAEFNKKFNDFQDRDTMVIGASTDSEFVHLAWRKNHDDLRGLKFPMLADTSKSLAEELGILEANEKVAYRVTYIVDPQGIVRWVNVNDLSVGRNVNEVIRVLDALQTDELCPCNWQKGEATLTA; from the coding sequence ATGAAAAATCAAATTATTTCTGTTGGCTCGCAATTTCCGGATTTTAAAAAACTGGCTGTTGTTTCGCTCGATAAAGACAACGAGTTCTACGAAATTTCGTCGGACGATCACAAGAATGCGAATCAGTGGTTAGTGATGTTCTGGTGGCCAAAGGATTTCACCTTCGTATGCCCAACCGAAATTGCTGAATTCAACAAGAAGTTTAACGATTTCCAGGATCGCGATACGATGGTAATCGGCGCTTCAACCGATAGCGAATTCGTTCACCTGGCATGGCGTAAAAACCACGACGATCTGCGTGGTCTGAAGTTCCCGATGCTGGCCGATACATCGAAATCACTGGCCGAAGAGCTGGGTATTCTGGAAGCCAACGAAAAAGTTGCGTATCGTGTTACGTACATCGTTGATCCACAGGGTATTGTTCGTTGGGTAAACGTTAATGATCTTTCTGTTGGTCGTAACGTCAACGAAGTAATCCGCGTGCTTGATGCCCTTCAAACGGACGAACTGTGCCCCTGCAACTGGCAGAAAGGCGAAGCTACGCTGACCGCTTAA